One Silene latifolia isolate original U9 population chromosome 4, ASM4854445v1, whole genome shotgun sequence DNA segment encodes these proteins:
- the LOC141653179 gene encoding cocosin 1-like isoform X1, whose product MEEMSLSPSQESPIMLIEGNGGSYYVWNTTIFPFLGAAKVAAAVLVLNPGGFALPHYADCNKIGYVIQGTEGIAGLIDSATSKEKVVKLKKGDAIAVPVGGVSWWSNAGDDEVKIVFLGESVNDLGQFTYCILTGPMGILKAFPTTTICKAFDMNQEQANELVDSQKEPLIIKLDDPKTMHSLSKRADTKALCYNFDEKPTHINVKNGGSYTSLTKEKYPLLEGIELSGNFLRLEPNAMFGPVYYARDSGVQITYVVKGGGWVQVVSLTGKIVLDIPLKAGQVFGVPKLYLVSIGAGDEGIECFSIIKTSKPILGEVAGEKSVWKSLSPAVLQASLNISPEFYKTLVEKLDKSRIIRPAH is encoded by the exons ATGGAGGAAATGAGCTTATCACCAAGCCAAGAGTCGCCGATAATGCTAATTGAGGGAAACGGAGGGAGTTACTACGTATGGAACACCACCATTTTTCCATTTCTCGGGGCAGCCAAGGTTGCTGCTGCCGTCCTGGTCTTGAATCCTGGCGGGTTCGCTTTGCCTCACTATGCTGATTGCAATAAGATTGGTTATGTCATTCAAG GAACTGAAGGCATAGCAGGATTAATAGACTCTGCAACATCAAAAGAGAAGGTGGTGAAGCTCAAAAAGGGAGACGCCATAGCGGTCCCAGTCGGGGGTGTTTCGTGGTGGTCCAATGCCGGGGATGACGAGGTTAAGATCGTATTCCTGGGTGAAAGTGTCAATGATCTCGGTCAGTTCACTTACTGTATCCTGACCGGACCTATGGGCATTCTTAAAGCATTTCCAACCACAACAATATGCAAAGCTTTCGACATGAACCAAGAACAAGCAAATGAGCTTGTCGATAGCCAAAAAGAACCCTTGATCATTAAGCTTGATGACCCGAAAACAATGCACAGCTTGTCGAAAAGGGCAGATACGAAAGCCCTGTGTTATAACTTTGATGAGAAACCGACTCATATAAATGTCAAAAATGGTGGATCGTACACTAGTTTGACAAAAGAGAAGTACCCTCTTCTTGAAGGGATTGAGCTTTCGGGGAATTTTTTGAGGCTCGAGCCTAATGCTATGTTTGGACCTGTTTACTATGCAAGGGATTCAGGAGTTCAGATCACATATGTGGTTAAAGGCGGTGGTTGGGTACAAGTCGTTTCGTTGACTGGGAAGATCGTGTTGGATATTCCATTAAAGGCTGGTCAAGTCTTTGGTGTCCCCAAGTTGTATCTGGTTTCCATTGGCGCTGGTGATGAAGGAATCGAGTGTTTCTCCATTATTAAGACCTCCAA GCCTATACTTGGCGAAGTAGCTGGAGAAAAATCAGTCTGGAAGAGTCTATCCCCTGCAGTATTACAGGCTTCTCTGAATATCAGCCCTGAATTTTATAAAACTCTCGTTGAAAAACTCGACAAGTCACGCATCATTAGGCCGGCACATTGA